A window of Rhinatrema bivittatum chromosome 2, aRhiBiv1.1, whole genome shotgun sequence contains these coding sequences:
- the LOC115083710 gene encoding gastrula zinc finger protein XlCGF57.1-like encodes MTFTLHQIEEKGKKSFHCETCGKTFDRKCHFVLHQKSHTRVKPFPCSHCGKCFKQKVTLKLHQKIHTQGNTFTCIECKKNFSSRESLVIHQRTHTGKRPSHCPQDRESYSSEFSLLNYQKMETEARTFSCSASGDNIIQKQDLIINQTEREEELFMCTGSDGNFYPKENFTGQLPLQPGERIISGNECNKSLGEGKVISSFGKKHIVERLSSCFQPEKCFSRKADVPQQKKIPKVKSQFICSECGKSFRQKCNLIIHQRIHIGIKPFRCSECGKSFSQTGTFKRHQRIHTGIKPFPCSECDKFFRTKGALKIHQRRHTGEKPFPCSECDKCFKTQGDTKRHQKIHTGEKLFPCSECGKSFSYKTSLVWHHRIHTGVMPFPCSECDKCFRAKGELTLHQKIHTGEKPFTCIECGKGFIQKGHFKYHQRIHTGEKPFTCSECGKSFSQKGPFKCHQRIHTGEKPFTCIECGKGFIRKGNFKYHQSIHTGEKPFTCSECGKSFIRKGTFKYHQRIHTGEKPFTCNECGKSFGQKGNLTRHQKIHIGVKPSPYNF; translated from the coding sequence ATGACTTTTACTCTCCATCAaatagaggagaaagggaagaaatcctttcaCTGTGAGACCTGTGGGAAAACCTTTGATAGAAAATGTCATTTTGTATTGCACCAGAAGTCCCACACACGTGTGAAACCTTTTCCATGTTCTcattgtggaaaatgtttcaagcAGAAGGTAACCCTGAAATTacaccagaaaatccatactCAAGGGAACACTTTTACTTGTATTGAATGTAAGAAAAACTTTTCTAGCAGGGAATCCTTAGTAATACACCAAAGAACACACACAGGTAAGAGACCCTCTCATTGCCCTCAAGATAGGGAATCTTACAGCTCTgagttctctttattaaattacCAAAAAATGGAGACAGAAGCGAGAACATTTTCATGTTCTGCAAGTGGAGACAACATCATTCAAAAGCAAGACCTAATAATAAACCaaacagagagagaagaagaattaTTCATGTGTACTGGTAGTGACGGAAACTTCTATCCGAAAGAAAACTTCACAGGACAACTACCATTGCAACCAGGAGAGAGAATAATTTCAGGTAATGAATGCAATAAAAGTTTAGGTGAGGGGAAAGTCATTTCAAGCTTTGGAAAAAAACATATTGTTGAGAGACTGTCGTCTTGCTTTCAGCCTGAAAAATGTTTCAGTAGGAAGGCAGATGTCCCACAACAGAAGAAAATCCCTAAAGTAAAAAGTCAGTTTATatgttctgagtgtggtaaaagctttaggcAGAAGTGCAACCTCATAATCCACCAGCGCATTCACATTGGAATCAAGCCGTTTagatgtagtgagtgtggtaaaagtttcagtcagACAGGAACCTTCAAacgccaccagagaatccacacaggaatCAAGCCATTTCCATGCTCTGAGTGTGATAAATTCTTTAGGACAAAGGGAGCACTCAAAATCCATCAGAGAAGgcatacaggagagaaaccatttccaTGCTCTGAGTGTGATAAATGCTTTAAGACACAGGGAGACACCAAAaggcatcagaaaatccacacaggagagaagctaTTTCCATgtagtgaatgtggtaaaagtttcagttaCAAGACATCTCTCGTATGGCATCacagaatccacactggagtgaTGCCATTTCCATGCTCTGAGTGTGATAAATGCTTTAGGGCAAAGGGAGAACTCACACtccatcagaaaatccacacaggagagaaaccatttacatgtattgaGTGTGGTAAAGGTTTTATTCAGAAAGGACACTTCAAAtaccaccagagaatccacacaggagaaaaaccatttacatgtagtgaatgTGGGAAAAGTTTCAGTCAGAAAGGACCCTTCAAATGCCACCAGAGaattcacacaggagagaaaccatttacgtGTATTGAGTGTGGTAAAGGTTTTATTCGGAAAGGAAACTTCAAATACCACCAGAGcatccacacaggagaaaaaccgtttacatgtagtgagtgtgggaAAAGTTTCATTCGGAAAGGAACCTTCAAATACCACCAGAGAATtcacacaggagaaaaaccatttacgtGTAATGAGTGTGGGAAAAGTTTTGGTCAGAAAGGAAACCTCACCcggcatcagaaaatccacattGGAGTGAAACCAAGTCCTTATAATTTTTGA